CGTGGATCAGAAGGACATTCGCGTGGGGGACCGGGTCGTCGTCCAGCGCGCCGGGGACGTCATCCCGGAAGTGGTGGAGTCCCTCTCGGCGCTCCGGAAGGATACGGAACGGGGGGAACCTTTTCGGTTGCCCTCGACATGCCCGATCTGCTCCTCGCCCGTGGAAAGGATCCCGGGAGAAGCCGCCCATCGCTGCACGGGAAAAGGGTGCTCGGGGAAACGGAAGGAATCCCTGCGCCACTTCGTATCGAAAGGCGCCATGGACATCGAAGGGCTGGGAAGCAAGATCATTTCCCTCCTGGTGGACGAGGGATTGGTGTCGGAGCCCGCCGACATTTACGCGCTGGATGCGCAGACGCTCGCGGGCATGGAGCGGCTGGGAGAGAAATCCGCGGGCAACCTCATGCGTTCCATCGAAAAGAGCCGGACGCCGACCCTTTCACGCTTCCTTTACGCCCTCGGGATCCCGCACGTGGGAGAGCATCTCTCCACGGTCCTCGCCCGGCGCTTCGGGTCTCTCGACGCGCTTCGCAAGGCCTCTTTGGAGGAACTTTCCGAAGTTCACGAAATCGGCCCGGAGGTGGCACAGAGCGTCTCCGGATTTTTCTCCTCCGCGGAGGGGGCCCGCATCGTCGACCGCCTGCTGGAGAGGGGTAGAATGGAAATACGGCCGGAGCCGCAAACCCAGGGAAAACTGGCGGGAAAGACGTTCCTGTTCACCGGATCTCTTGAAATGCCAAGGGCGAAAGCCCAGGAGATCGTGCGGAAAGCCGGCGGGAACGTCGCCGCAAGCGTAAGCCGAAAGGTGGATTTCCTGGTGGCGGGCGGGGACCCGGGATCGAAGATCTCGAAGGCGAAGGAGATGGGGATTCCGATCCTCACGGAAGGGGAGTTCCTGGAATTGGCGGGAGCGGTGGGAAAGAAATGAAAGACGCGTCCGAAGCGCTGGTCGTCGTTTCAGGACGGGTGCAGGGTGTGTTCTTCCGCGCGTCGACGCGAGACGCGGCCGCGCGCTGGGGCGTCCGCGGGTTCGTCCGCAACCTTCCCGACGGCAGGGTCGAAGCGGTCCTGCAGGGGGACCGGTCCGCCGTGGAGAGAGTCGTAGCCTTCATGCGCGAGGGCCCTCCGGGAGCATATGTAGAGGCGGCCGACGTCAAGTGGCGCGTCCCCTCGGAAGAGTTCGATGGATTCTTCGTCAGGCGCTGAAGGGCGCGTCGCGGCGCACTGGGCCCACGAAGGGGACGCCGTCCGCTGCGGGCTCTGCCCGCATTTCTGCAAGATCGCCGACGGGAAACGCGGTATCTGCCGCGTGCGGGAAAACCGCGGGGGGACGCTTTACGCGCTCACTTACGGCATGGTGGCGGCCGCGGCTATGGATCCCATCGAAAAGAAGCCGTTGTTCCACTACCACCCGGGATCGGCCATCCTTTCGATAGGGTCGATCGGTTGCAACTTCCGCTGCGGCTTCTGCCAGAACTACCACCTGGTAACGGGGCAGGCGCCCCTGGGCCCGGCGCCGATCCCGGAGCTGATCCGCGCGGCGAAGGATGCGGGATCGGTCGGCATCGCCTACACCTACAACGAGCCCCTGATATGGTTCGAGTTCGTCGCGGACTGCGCCCGGGAATTCCGGAAGGAAGGAATGGCCAATGTGCTGGTGACCAACGGCTACGTCTCGCCGGAACCGCTGGCGGAACTCCTGCCGCTGGTGGATGCGATGAACATCGACCTGAAATCGATGGACCCGGAATTCTACCGGAAAATCTGCGGGGGGACGCTCGAGCCGGTGCTTGAAACGATCCGCGCCGCAGCGCGGAGCGTCCACGTCGAGATCACCACCCTGTTGGTCACCGGCGAGAACGATTCGGACGAGTCGATCCGGCGCGTCGTCGATTTCGTAGCGGAGACGGACCCGGAGATCCCGCTCCACCTCTCACGCTACTTCCCGCAGCACCGGTTCACCGCCCCGCCGACGCCCCCTGAAAGGCTTGCCGCTGCGTGGCGCATCGCGCGGGAAAAGCTTTCCTACGTCTACGTAGGTAATTACCATATCCCGGGAAGCGAGGACACGAAATGCCCCCGGTGCGGCGCCACCGTTGTACGGCGTACGGGATACCGCGCCACGGTCACCGGGCTTTCAGGAAACCGTTGTTCCTCATGTTCCGCAGGGCTTCGCTTCGTCGTTTAGAAAAGCGAATTATTTCCATATCTTTGGATGAAAATTTTCCGCAACGGTAAAAACCGGAAATACTTTTTTCCTCGACAATAATGTCTGCACCTGATTAATTCTTTATTTTTGCCATGTTACAGTAGAATGACTTTATGGCCCCCTTCTTGCAGCTTTTGTTGCCAAGCAATTTATTTGTGTGTATTATTATGTAAGCCGCTCAAAGGATAGTTCAAGAAAAGTGTTTGCCCACGATATTCCGGGACGATTCTGTGGGGGGGGGCGGCCCGGGAGTTCCATTATACTTACGGGAGTGTGCAATTCCATGCAGACATTCACCGTGTACAGGGTGGACTACGCCAGCGGAATGAAAGTCCCTGTCGGGGCCATCCAGGAGCGCCGCACCAAGGAGCGCGGGGCCAATTTCTTCGGCCTGCTGTTCCTCGCGAGAAAAAAATACGCGGAATCCCCGCTGGATGCTTTCCGGATCACGCTGGGAAAATCCAGGATTGAAAGTCCGCACGTGGGCGGGTTGCGAAGGAGCCCGGGGTAACGCCGCATTCCGTTCCTGCTTTCCACAAAGGCCGTATCGCCATAAATTCCCCAATGTCTATGCGGCTTTCAGAGAACATGATATAAATTACCTTCATGAGAAGCGCGCTTCTCGTCTTCCTGTTCTGCCTCTCGTTGTGGTCGCCGCCGC
This sequence is a window from Deltaproteobacteria bacterium. Protein-coding genes within it:
- a CDS encoding acylphosphatase, with amino-acid sequence MKDASEALVVVSGRVQGVFFRASTRDAAARWGVRGFVRNLPDGRVEAVLQGDRSAVERVVAFMREGPPGAYVEAADVKWRVPSEEFDGFFVRR
- the amrS gene encoding AmmeMemoRadiSam system radical SAM enzyme: MDSSSGAEGRVAAHWAHEGDAVRCGLCPHFCKIADGKRGICRVRENRGGTLYALTYGMVAAAAMDPIEKKPLFHYHPGSAILSIGSIGCNFRCGFCQNYHLVTGQAPLGPAPIPELIRAAKDAGSVGIAYTYNEPLIWFEFVADCAREFRKEGMANVLVTNGYVSPEPLAELLPLVDAMNIDLKSMDPEFYRKICGGTLEPVLETIRAAARSVHVEITTLLVTGENDSDESIRRVVDFVAETDPEIPLHLSRYFPQHRFTAPPTPPERLAAAWRIAREKLSYVYVGNYHIPGSEDTKCPRCGATVVRRTGYRATVTGLSGNRCSSCSAGLRFVV